The Cellulomonas flavigena DSM 20109 DNA segment AGGACCGCGACGACGAGCAGCGCGGGCGTGCGCAGGACGGCGGCCAGCGCCAGCTGGAGCACGATCGCCGACCCGGCGACCACGGCGCCCACCGGGCTGGTCACCGAGCGGCTCCACGCGGCGCGCTCGGTCGGTGCGAGTGTCGTGCGGGGGGCGTCCGGGTCCACCGGAGCGGCGGTCGGCTGCCGGGGGCTGCGCGGCACGAGCACCGCGACCACGGCACCGGCGAGGGCACCGGCGCCGAAGGCCCATGCGGCCACGCCGTCGATCCCGGGGGCCCGGGTGGCGTCGGCCAGGTCCAGCTGCACGGCCAGGCTGCCGAGGACGGCGACCGACATCAGCACCGCCGTCCCGCTCGCGACGCCCGCCGCGAGCCGCCGGGTGGCGGTGTCGCGCCCCACCCAGAAGGCCAGGGCCCACATCCCGGTCGCGAGCAGCGGGGCGAACAGCAGGGGGATCGCGACGGCGTCCTTGAGGGAGCCGAACGCGTCCGGCGCCCCCGAGGCGGTCCAGTGCACCGCGAGCGGGTCGGGCAGGCGGGGCGTCCACGAGACCGCCACGGCCACGGTCGCGAGCACCACGAACAGCGGCACCACGAGGGTCGTCACCGTCGTCGCGGTGCGGTGCGGGGGCGTGGGACGGGCGGTGGTCATCGCAGGGCCTCCTTGACGAGGGCGGTCACGGTCTCGGGGGCGACGCGCAGTCGCCGGGCGGTCGCGACGAGCGCGTCGACCGCGGTGCTCAGCTCGGCCAGGTCCGGTGCGGTGTCGGCCGTCACGACCGCGCCGCGCCCGCGCCGCAGCTCGATCAGCCCCTCGTCGCGCAGCTCCTGGTAGGCGTGCAGCACGGTGTGGAGGTTCATCTCGAGCGACGCCGCGAGCTCGCGCGCCGACGGCAGTCGCTCGCCGGCCTGCAGGTCGCCGTGGGCGACGGCAGTGCGCACCTGGGCCGCGAGCTGCACGTACAGCGGCTCGTCCGAGGTGGTGTCGATGCGGAAGAGCATGGCCGCAGTCTACTAGTTACACAACAACTAGAACAACAGCCGCCGCCACGAACCCTCCCCTCCCACCCCTACCCGCGAGCCGTCGATCGAGCCCGGCCCTGGGCCCGCGACCCGTCGATCGAGCCCGCCGTGGGCCCGCGACCCGTCGATCGAGCCCGCCGTGGACCCGCGACCCGTCGATCGGGCCCGGACCGTCGACGCCGCGTCAGATGAAGATCGCGGGGTCGTCCACCTCGACGTCGAAGGGCACGTCGGTGCCCCGCTGCCGGATCTTGGCCGGCACGCCCACGGCGACGGCGCGCGCCGGGACGTCGGCGATGACGACGGCGTTGGCCCCGACCTGTGCGTCGTGCCCGACCCACACCGGGCCGAGGATCTTGGCGCCCGCGCCGACGACGACGCGGTCGCCCAGTGTGGGGTGGCGCTTGCCGCGCTTCATCGAGCGGCCGCCCAGCGTGGCGCCGTGGAAGAGCACGACGTCGTCGCCGACCTCCGCGGTCTCGCCGATGACGACGCCCATGCCGTGGTCGATGAACAGGCGCTCACCGAGGCGCGCGCCGGGGTGGATCTCGACGCCGGTCGCGGCGCGGGCTGCCTGCGACACGAGCCGGGCCGGCAGTCGCAGCACCGGGACCCGCCACATCAGGTGCGCGAGCCGGTACACCCAGATCGCGTGCACGCCCGGGTAGGCGAGCGCGACCTCGAGCCGCGTGCGGGCGGCGGGGTCGTGCCGGTGCGCCGCGTCGAGGTCGTCGCGCAGGGTGCGCAGGAAGTGCTGCAAGGGACGCATGGCGGGCTCCGGGTGGGCGTTCGACCGACGGGCGGACGGGTGCGGGCCCGGTCGTCGTCGTGCGGACGACGACCGGGCCCGGGTGATCAGTCGAGCAGGTCGGCGTAGAGCACCGACGTCAGGTAGCGCTCACCGAACGACGGGATGATCGTGACGATGAGCTTGCCCGCGTTCTCCGGGCGCTGCGCGAGCTGCGTGGCGGCGTGCAGCGCGGCGCCGGACGAGATGCCGACGAGCAGGCCCTCCTCGCGCGCGGCGCGGCGGGCGACGGCGACGGCCGTCTCGGCGTCGACGTCGATGACCTCGTCGTACACGCTGGTGTCGAGGATCTCGGGCACGAAGTTGGCGCCGATGCCCTGGATCTTGTGCGGGCCGGGCGCGCCGCCGTTGAGGATGGGCGACTCGGCCGGCTCGACCGCGACGATCTTGATGTCGGGGTTGCGCTCCTTGAGCACCTGGCCGACGCCGGTGATGGTGCCGCCCGTGCCGATGCCGGCGACGAGGATGTCGACCTTGCCGTCGGTGTCGGCCCAGATCTCCTCGGCCGTCGTGCGGCGGTGGATGTCGGGGTTGGCCTCGTTGGCGAACTGGCGGGCCAGGATCGCGCCCGGACGCTCGGCGGCGACCTCGTTGGCGCGGTTGACGGCGCCCTTCATGCCCTCGGAGCCCGGCGTGAGGATGAGCTCGGCGCCGAACGCCCGCAGCAGCGCTCGCCGCTCCTTCGACATCGTCTCGGGCATCGTCAGGACGACCCTGTACCCGCGCGCCGCGCCGACGAACGCCAGCGCGATACCGGTGTTGCCGGAGGTGGCCTCGACGATCGTGCCGCCGGGCTGCAGGTCGCCGGACTTCTCGGCCGCGTCGATGATCGCGACGCCGATGCGGTCCTTCACCGAGCTCGCCGGGTTGTAGAACTCGAGCTTGCCGACGACCGTGGCGCCGGCTCCGTCGGTGATCTTGTTGATGCGGACCAGCGGGGTGTTGCCGATGAGCGCGGTCGCGTCGTCGTAGATGCGTGCCATGGTTCCTCTTCGGTCGGTGCCGTCCCGTCGAGGGAGCGGCAGTGCGGGGGGTGTGCGACGGGTGCGCCGGACGGCGCGGGTGGAGACGGGGAGGTGCCGGGGGAGTCCGCGGTGGCCCTCCGGGGCGAGCGCTGGACGGGTGCACCCATGGGGGGATGCGCTGCACGGGGCGTGCGGCGGCCAGCGCTCTACCGACAGCGACAACACGCCACGCAGGCGCGCAGGACGGGGGCAACGGCGGCGGTGGGCACGCGCATCGCTCTCCTCGTCCGGGGCCGCGCCGCGACGGCGGGCCGGGGTGCACGGGCGTCGACCCGTGGTGAGCCGACGCTAGCGTCAACAGCAGCACGCGCGCAAAGGTTCCCGTGAGACGGGGTGTCCGGCATGCGGACGTCCCGACGGGTGGCCGCGCGGCGTCAGCCGGAGGGAGGACCTCGGGGCCGGCGGGCCCGACCGGCGGGGGACGCGTCGCCCGGACGGGGGCCGCTAGCCTCCCGGCCATGCGTCTGCAGCACCGGGTCGTCGCGACGGCCGCTCTCGCCCTCCTCGCCCTCGTCGGGTGCGCTCCGACGGGCGCCACGCGCGGGGCGGAGGGCTCCGGCGG contains these protein-coding regions:
- a CDS encoding DUF1648 domain-containing protein encodes the protein MTTARPTPPHRTATTVTTLVVPLFVVLATVAVAVSWTPRLPDPLAVHWTASGAPDAFGSLKDAVAIPLLFAPLLATGMWALAFWVGRDTATRRLAAGVASGTAVLMSVAVLGSLAVQLDLADATRAPGIDGVAAWAFGAGALAGAVVAVLVPRSPRQPTAAPVDPDAPRTTLAPTERAAWSRSVTSPVGAVVAGSAIVLQLALAAVLRTPALLVVAVLLGLLMASMLVLRVAVDARGLVARSPLGWPSVRVPLDEVVAARVTQVDPFGEFGGWGYRIGVGGRVGFVLRKGEGIEVERTGGRVTVVTVDDAAAGAALLNTLADRTRGGATAR
- a CDS encoding GntR family transcriptional regulator, translated to MLFRIDTTSDEPLYVQLAAQVRTAVAHGDLQAGERLPSARELAASLEMNLHTVLHAYQELRDEGLIELRRGRGAVVTADTAPDLAELSTAVDALVATARRLRVAPETVTALVKEALR
- the epsC gene encoding serine O-acetyltransferase EpsC; translation: MRPLQHFLRTLRDDLDAAHRHDPAARTRLEVALAYPGVHAIWVYRLAHLMWRVPVLRLPARLVSQAARAATGVEIHPGARLGERLFIDHGMGVVIGETAEVGDDVVLFHGATLGGRSMKRGKRHPTLGDRVVVGAGAKILGPVWVGHDAQVGANAVVIADVPARAVAVGVPAKIRQRGTDVPFDVEVDDPAIFI
- the cysK gene encoding cysteine synthase A, which translates into the protein MARIYDDATALIGNTPLVRINKITDGAGATVVGKLEFYNPASSVKDRIGVAIIDAAEKSGDLQPGGTIVEATSGNTGIALAFVGAARGYRVVLTMPETMSKERRALLRAFGAELILTPGSEGMKGAVNRANEVAAERPGAILARQFANEANPDIHRRTTAEEIWADTDGKVDILVAGIGTGGTITGVGQVLKERNPDIKIVAVEPAESPILNGGAPGPHKIQGIGANFVPEILDTSVYDEVIDVDAETAVAVARRAAREEGLLVGISSGAALHAATQLAQRPENAGKLIVTIIPSFGERYLTSVLYADLLD